One stretch of Candidatus Baltobacteraceae bacterium DNA includes these proteins:
- a CDS encoding helix-turn-helix transcriptional regulator — protein MAKGEYLGEFEHIVLLTVLRLGDGAYGAMIRAEIERVTGRSPAIGAVHATLERLERKGLVSSWIGEPTAERGGKAKRHFKIEADGVSALKNARHTLERLHKGVSLRDATA, from the coding sequence ATGGCGAAGGGTGAGTATCTCGGCGAGTTCGAGCATATCGTTCTGCTGACCGTGCTCCGTTTGGGCGACGGTGCGTACGGAGCGATGATTCGCGCCGAGATCGAGCGCGTAACGGGTCGTTCTCCCGCGATCGGCGCGGTCCACGCGACGCTCGAGCGCCTCGAACGAAAGGGGTTGGTCTCATCGTGGATCGGTGAGCCGACCGCTGAGCGCGGCGGCAAAGCCAAACGTCACTTCAAGATCGAGGCCGACGGCGTTTCGGCACTCAAAAATGCCCGGCACACGCTGGAACGACTTCACAAGGGCGTATCGCTGCGAGACGCGACCGCGTGA
- a CDS encoding enolase C-terminal domain-like protein — MTVAPSLTLRSIGVRPVRVPLRRPVMTGAGLIESAPLVLIDLHTHEGVTGHAYVVCYVERLLAPVCRLLEESFALIQGVAVAPLDIAQTFERAYRIPGLRGLVSYALAGIDVACWDALARGAGLPLAAFLGAAPHAIPAYNSNGLGVADPSATGDEALALLAEGFDAVKLRLGYSTLEDDVRAVRSVKDAAGAGVPIMCDYNQALGVPDAVLRGKALDAEGLAWIEEPIAHDDYDGCAHVADSIATPIQLGENLIGSRDVLRAVQAHASDLLMFDLMRIRGVTGWLRAAAIAEAAGIDVSSHLFPEVSAHLLAATPTAHWLEYVDWANPILSEPLRVTGGRAQPSTGPGTGVSWNEDAVKAFAV; from the coding sequence ATGACGGTCGCGCCCAGCCTCACGCTTCGCTCAATCGGCGTGCGGCCCGTTCGCGTACCACTGCGTAGGCCGGTGATGACGGGCGCAGGCCTCATCGAATCCGCGCCGTTGGTGCTGATCGACCTTCACACGCACGAAGGCGTAACCGGTCACGCGTACGTCGTGTGCTACGTCGAACGACTGCTCGCACCCGTTTGCCGTCTCTTGGAAGAGAGTTTCGCCTTGATTCAGGGAGTGGCGGTGGCCCCTCTCGACATCGCGCAGACCTTCGAACGCGCATACCGTATTCCGGGCCTGCGGGGCCTGGTTTCCTACGCGCTCGCCGGCATCGACGTTGCATGTTGGGACGCACTCGCGCGGGGAGCCGGTCTTCCGTTGGCAGCGTTTCTCGGTGCCGCACCGCACGCGATCCCGGCCTATAACAGCAACGGCCTGGGCGTCGCCGATCCGAGCGCAACCGGCGACGAAGCGCTGGCGCTGCTTGCCGAGGGATTTGACGCGGTGAAATTGCGGCTGGGGTATTCCACCCTGGAGGACGACGTACGAGCGGTTCGTTCGGTGAAGGACGCCGCCGGCGCCGGAGTCCCGATCATGTGCGACTACAATCAAGCACTCGGCGTTCCCGATGCAGTATTGCGCGGCAAAGCTCTCGACGCCGAGGGCCTCGCGTGGATCGAAGAGCCCATCGCTCACGACGACTACGATGGTTGCGCACACGTCGCAGATAGCATCGCAACGCCGATTCAGCTCGGCGAGAATCTCATCGGCTCGCGCGACGTCTTACGAGCCGTCCAGGCGCATGCGAGCGATTTGCTGATGTTCGATCTCATGCGTATCCGCGGCGTGACGGGTTGGCTTCGCGCGGCGGCCATTGCGGAAGCGGCCGGCATCGACGTGTCTTCGCATCTCTTCCCGGAGGTCAGTGCGCATCTACTGGCAGCGACGCCGACGGCGCACTGGCTCGAATATGTCGACTGGGCAAATCCGATTCTCTCCGAGCCTCTTCGCGTCACCGGCGGCCGCGCTCAGCCGTCAACCGGTCCGGGAACCGGCGTGAGTTGGAATGAGGACGCGGTCAAAGCCTTCGCCGTCTAG
- a CDS encoding 2-dehydropantoate 2-reductase encodes MNIVVMGTGGLGGYFGGRLAAAGNALTFVARGKHLAAIQREGLRIESAVAPLQLRDVRAVERVDGMPLADVVIIAVKLWDTEAAAEAVRPVVGAHTMVVSFQNGVDAVDRIAPIVGRDHVIGGLSYIAAEIAQPGVVRHSGTLQRLVFGELDGQRSARVDAFASACAAAGIDYVVSGDIQKAIWEKFVFLVGLSAVTCVFRRSIGPIRSHPRSRALLREVMREVVDVARARGIALDQSFTDERLAFVDTLPEGMIASMYGDLQRGNRLELPWLSGKVVELGAAINVPTPANGFVTDALSLDVDGRSEG; translated from the coding sequence ATGAATATCGTGGTAATGGGCACAGGCGGCCTGGGCGGCTACTTCGGAGGCCGGCTGGCGGCAGCGGGAAATGCGTTGACGTTCGTCGCGCGCGGAAAACATCTCGCGGCGATACAACGCGAGGGTTTGCGGATCGAAAGCGCCGTTGCTCCGTTACAGTTACGCGACGTGCGGGCCGTCGAACGCGTGGACGGCATGCCGCTCGCAGACGTGGTGATCATCGCGGTGAAGCTTTGGGATACCGAGGCGGCGGCGGAGGCTGTTCGGCCGGTCGTCGGTGCGCACACGATGGTGGTCTCGTTTCAAAACGGCGTCGACGCGGTCGATCGGATCGCGCCGATCGTCGGCCGCGATCACGTGATCGGTGGCCTGAGTTATATCGCTGCCGAGATCGCGCAGCCCGGCGTCGTGCGGCACAGCGGCACGCTGCAACGATTGGTCTTCGGCGAACTCGACGGTCAACGCAGCGCGCGGGTGGACGCCTTTGCCTCTGCGTGCGCCGCCGCCGGAATCGACTATGTGGTCAGCGGCGACATTCAAAAGGCCATCTGGGAGAAGTTCGTCTTCCTCGTCGGGCTGAGCGCGGTAACGTGCGTTTTTCGGCGAAGCATCGGCCCCATCCGGTCGCACCCGCGCAGCCGCGCACTTCTGCGAGAGGTCATGCGTGAAGTCGTCGATGTGGCGCGTGCACGAGGGATCGCACTCGACCAATCGTTTACCGATGAGCGTCTTGCGTTCGTGGATACGCTGCCGGAGGGTATGATCGCGTCGATGTACGGCGATCTGCAGCGGGGCAATCGGTTGGAGCTTCCGTGGCTCAGCGGGAAAGTCGTCGAACTCGGAGCCGCGATCAACGTCCCGACGCCGGCCAACGGTTTTGTAACCGACGCGCTCTCGCTCGACGTTGACGGTCGAAGCGAGGGATGA
- a CDS encoding TetR/AcrR family transcriptional regulator, which yields MGRPKDFVIDEVLDRAAGVFWRAGYEATSIPELEAATGLGRGSLYNAFGDKERLFLAALDRYQTKFGGPPLAQLEHEDVGEGIRCMLLAIVERMTSPGVPPGCLMTNSAVACTGNATPIESAVSRNVANMELSLERAIERAIHTKQIPATADARQLARFYAAVALSLGVVHKACAGAAWLRDVVEVAMQTWPNDGL from the coding sequence ATGGGCCGACCAAAAGATTTTGTAATCGATGAGGTCTTGGACCGCGCCGCCGGGGTGTTCTGGCGGGCCGGCTACGAGGCAACATCCATTCCTGAGCTCGAAGCTGCCACCGGACTCGGGCGCGGGAGTCTCTACAACGCCTTCGGCGATAAAGAACGCTTGTTTCTGGCCGCGCTGGATCGCTACCAAACGAAGTTCGGTGGGCCGCCGCTCGCGCAGCTCGAGCACGAAGACGTCGGCGAGGGCATCCGGTGCATGCTGCTTGCGATCGTCGAGCGGATGACCAGCCCGGGCGTTCCACCCGGCTGCCTCATGACCAATTCGGCCGTAGCGTGTACCGGAAACGCAACGCCGATCGAATCCGCCGTTTCGCGCAACGTCGCGAACATGGAGTTAAGTCTCGAGCGCGCGATCGAACGTGCGATTCACACGAAACAGATTCCGGCGACGGCCGACGCCCGGCAGCTCGCGCGGTTCTACGCGGCGGTCGCGCTGAGCCTGGGTGTCGTGCATAAGGCGTGCGCCGGCGCGGCGTGGCTGCGCGACGTCGTCGAGGTCGCCATGCAAACCTGGCCGAACGATGGACTATGA
- a CDS encoding putative quinol monooxygenase, which yields MLMQSVHYMFSTEDGDKAEAILRELREASRAEPGVLAFEVARSQDDPGAFALYEAYKDKAALEAHGKTEHFDRLVVNGIRKLARQRNAVTGAPI from the coding sequence ATGTTGATGCAGTCCGTTCACTATATGTTTTCCACCGAAGACGGTGACAAGGCCGAAGCGATCCTGCGGGAATTGCGTGAAGCCTCGCGCGCCGAGCCGGGCGTGCTCGCGTTTGAAGTCGCGCGAAGTCAGGACGACCCCGGCGCGTTCGCGCTCTACGAAGCGTATAAGGACAAAGCGGCGCTCGAAGCGCACGGGAAGACCGAGCATTTCGATCGACTGGTCGTCAACGGCATACGCAAGCTCGCGCGCCAACGCAATGCCGTTACCGGCGCTCCGATTTAA
- a CDS encoding DNA-3-methyladenine glycosylase translates to MIKRLRRRDLPVDTIELARYLVGKMLVHDLRGRRTSGRIVETEAYPVGDAAGHAFRGQTRRNGSLYLTRGHAYVYFIYGMYYCLNVSSERAGIGAGVLVRALEPIEGIELMKERRGSSPVRDLARGPGRLTVAMAIDMRDDGVDLCTDPSLWLGVADSEYRGRVSATTRIGLSRERSRAWRFYERGSAFVSGPRLVSARSAS, encoded by the coding sequence TTGATCAAGCGGCTTCGCCGGCGCGATTTACCGGTCGACACGATCGAGCTTGCGCGCTACCTCGTCGGAAAAATGCTGGTGCACGATCTTCGAGGACGGCGAACGAGCGGGCGCATCGTGGAAACCGAGGCGTACCCGGTCGGCGATGCAGCGGGGCACGCGTTTCGCGGCCAAACGCGCCGAAATGGCTCGCTCTATTTGACACGTGGTCACGCCTACGTGTATTTCATCTACGGAATGTACTATTGCCTGAACGTTTCGAGCGAACGAGCCGGCATCGGTGCGGGCGTCTTGGTTCGTGCGCTCGAGCCGATCGAGGGGATCGAGCTCATGAAGGAGCGCCGCGGTTCCTCGCCGGTACGAGATCTCGCGCGCGGCCCGGGACGTCTTACCGTCGCGATGGCGATCGACATGCGTGACGACGGCGTGGATTTGTGTACGGATCCTTCGTTGTGGCTCGGCGTCGCCGATTCCGAGTATCGCGGGCGTGTTTCGGCGACGACCCGAATCGGCCTGAGCCGCGAGCGAAGCCGGGCTTGGCGGTTCTACGAGCGCGGCAGCGCCTTTGTAAGCGGCCCGCGCCTGGTTAGCGCTCGGTCTGCTTCATGA
- a CDS encoding alpha/beta fold hydrolase, translating to MRIILIALLLAANAMMPAAAATYPPPHGGTYVIPSFAFEDGETMTNLRLHYETFGTPRVDASGRTTNAVLIIHGTGGSAWQFINDRFAGVLFVPGGILDANKYFIILPDEIGHGESSKPSDGLRARFPHYGYHDMVRATHELLVDGLHVNHLRLVMGTSMGGMQTWMWGEMYPTMMDALVPLASLPIQISGRNRIWRKMIADLITSSPDYDGGNYTSEPYGMKGAADLIWMVGSAPLYDQSIMPTQQAADAYYDSTVAPLAKRFDANDLLYQIDASSDYDPQPLLGSIVAPLLAINSADDQINPPELGILQREIKKVPHGRYVLLPITAQTRGHGTHTLPAVWGAYLAAFMKQTER from the coding sequence ATGCGCATCATCTTGATCGCCTTGCTGCTCGCCGCCAATGCCATGATGCCGGCGGCCGCAGCCACATATCCGCCGCCGCACGGCGGAACCTATGTCATTCCGTCGTTCGCTTTCGAAGACGGCGAAACGATGACGAATCTGCGCCTGCATTACGAGACCTTCGGAACGCCGCGGGTAGATGCTTCGGGGAGAACCACCAATGCGGTTCTCATCATCCACGGAACCGGCGGATCCGCGTGGCAATTCATCAACGATCGTTTTGCCGGCGTGCTCTTCGTCCCCGGCGGGATCCTCGACGCAAATAAGTACTTCATCATCCTTCCCGACGAGATCGGCCACGGCGAATCGAGTAAACCGAGCGACGGTCTGCGGGCGCGCTTTCCGCACTACGGCTATCACGATATGGTGCGGGCCACCCACGAGCTGCTGGTGGACGGGCTGCACGTGAACCACCTGCGCTTGGTGATGGGCACGTCGATGGGCGGCATGCAAACCTGGATGTGGGGTGAGATGTACCCGACGATGATGGACGCGCTCGTCCCGCTCGCGAGTCTTCCGATCCAAATCTCCGGCCGAAACCGGATTTGGCGCAAAATGATTGCCGACCTGATCACGAGTTCGCCCGATTACGACGGCGGCAACTACACGAGCGAACCATACGGGATGAAAGGTGCCGCCGACCTGATTTGGATGGTCGGCAGCGCACCGCTGTACGATCAGAGCATCATGCCGACGCAACAAGCAGCGGACGCATACTACGACAGCACGGTAGCCCCGTTGGCGAAGCGCTTCGACGCAAACGATCTGCTCTATCAGATCGATGCTTCGAGCGATTACGATCCGCAACCGCTGCTGGGTTCCATCGTTGCCCCGCTGCTGGCGATAAATTCAGCCGACGATCAAATCAACCCACCGGAACTCGGCATTTTACAACGCGAGATCAAGAAGGTTCCGCACGGACGCTACGTCTTGCTGCCCATCACGGCACAAACGCGCGGTCACGGGACGCACACGTTACCCGCCGTGTGGGGCGCGTATCTTGCGGCCTTCATGAAGCAGACCGAGCGCTAA
- a CDS encoding DoxX family protein — protein MNLAYLAVTGVTIVVNAGAVAADFANAGFVLKTAREVHVSRSWLPLLGALKAAGVVGLLLGMLGIRIIGIAGAAGLVIFFTGAVIAHVRARVFYNIAFPGFYLALAVASLALACCRFFTAS, from the coding sequence ATGAATCTCGCATATCTTGCCGTGACCGGCGTCACGATCGTTGTCAATGCCGGCGCCGTCGCGGCCGACTTTGCCAATGCAGGCTTCGTGCTCAAGACCGCCCGGGAGGTGCACGTTTCGCGATCGTGGCTGCCGCTTCTCGGAGCGTTAAAAGCGGCCGGCGTCGTGGGGCTTCTCCTGGGAATGCTTGGCATTCGCATCATCGGAATTGCGGGCGCGGCCGGACTGGTGATTTTCTTCACCGGCGCCGTCATCGCGCACGTGCGCGCCCGGGTGTTCTATAACATCGCGTTCCCCGGTTTTTATCTTGCTCTCGCGGTCGCGTCGCTCGCGCTGGCGTGCTGTCGCTTTTTTACGGCGTCGTAG
- a CDS encoding TIR domain-containing protein, with translation MPRVTLSYRREDSAGLARLIFERLKNRFGAGAVFMDFDAIEFGQDYRERIDDALRQTDYLLLLIGPRWLGPLTAGETRIKQPNDPVRMEVERAFEIGLRVVPILLDRTPMPGADDLPETLRKLTYLNAADVTSGRDFDAQMEHVIRFIDGTPAKSSARAPKNAPALLSPLIGRERELGEIDAALARSRLVTITGSGGVGKTRVALQCATSAIDRFEHGAWFIDLAPIADGALVPATVLAALEAGPAEEGSETAHLLNHLRPREALLVIDNCEQVVGEVAALVSRIHAAAPRVSVLATSRELLHLTGEQVFRLGPLAPKAAVELFAARAAAVVPGFDAHEHEQVVRDICDRLDGIPLAIELAAARVRVLSPNDISARLHERFRLLTSSSHTAVPRQQTLAATIEWSYDLLAPKEQALFERLAVFRGGFSLGAAAAVCCDGDDPDEFEVLDILTSLADKSLLTVTLALTTRYRLLESIRALAAAKAIEHKAEAIARDHHAAYFAALAAQAYHEFDSRLPAGWLERLAPDIDNFRAALAYLLEGPGDRNTGAQLAADCGPIFLRMQLLAEGLRWCEAARAVPSVSAATTGRIEYVASMMQNNLGQNEAALTSARRAVALLRASSEPRGLVRALSQEAQLMARSHRYDEAKAPAEEAIGKARELGDPRLLVAVLRRCAFSLPPSEIERARVLFEEALNAARSAHAHDEMCRVLQWWSSRESGNRAIELATQALEWAEGDVRTALELTICVNALVSGRLNDAEPHARSALTSALERNDPLMRALAIAFCTPFLSARAPEDAALLFGYACGELSQLEWSGEEDDRLALEAASHVIKKALPERSFEALVQRGTGLRLDEAQAVLMPALAGRDAGDGSTHAVGDGVGTLLR, from the coding sequence ATGCCGCGCGTCACCCTTTCATATCGGCGCGAGGATTCGGCGGGGCTCGCGAGGTTGATCTTCGAGCGCCTCAAGAATCGCTTTGGCGCCGGCGCCGTCTTCATGGACTTCGACGCCATCGAGTTCGGCCAGGACTACCGCGAACGCATCGACGATGCGTTGCGGCAGACCGATTATCTGCTGCTGCTGATCGGCCCACGCTGGCTCGGGCCCTTGACCGCCGGCGAGACGCGGATCAAACAACCGAACGATCCGGTGCGGATGGAGGTAGAGCGCGCGTTCGAGATCGGCTTGCGCGTGGTTCCGATTTTGCTCGATCGCACGCCGATGCCCGGCGCGGACGACTTGCCCGAAACACTGCGGAAGCTGACGTACCTCAACGCGGCCGACGTGACCTCGGGCCGGGATTTCGACGCGCAAATGGAGCACGTCATTCGATTCATCGACGGCACGCCGGCAAAGAGCAGCGCTCGCGCGCCCAAGAATGCTCCGGCCCTCCTTTCACCGCTGATTGGCCGGGAGCGTGAGCTCGGCGAGATCGATGCCGCTCTCGCGCGATCGCGGCTCGTGACCATAACCGGCTCCGGCGGCGTGGGCAAGACACGCGTCGCGCTGCAATGCGCGACGAGCGCAATCGATCGTTTCGAGCACGGCGCGTGGTTCATCGATCTCGCGCCGATCGCCGACGGCGCGCTGGTTCCCGCGACGGTCCTGGCGGCGCTCGAAGCGGGGCCGGCCGAAGAAGGAAGCGAGACGGCGCATCTCTTGAATCATCTGCGGCCGCGCGAGGCGCTTCTCGTCATCGACAATTGCGAGCAGGTCGTCGGCGAGGTCGCTGCACTCGTCTCGCGGATTCACGCCGCCGCTCCGCGCGTGAGCGTGCTGGCGACGAGCCGCGAACTGCTCCATCTCACAGGCGAGCAGGTCTTTCGTCTCGGACCGCTGGCGCCAAAGGCGGCGGTCGAGCTGTTCGCGGCGCGCGCGGCGGCGGTCGTGCCGGGATTCGACGCGCACGAACACGAGCAGGTCGTCCGCGACATCTGCGATCGTCTCGATGGAATTCCGCTCGCCATCGAGCTCGCGGCCGCACGCGTTCGCGTACTGAGTCCGAACGACATCTCGGCGCGTTTGCACGAACGCTTTCGGCTCCTCACGAGCAGCTCGCATACGGCGGTTCCCCGGCAGCAAACGCTCGCCGCGACGATCGAGTGGAGCTACGATCTGCTCGCGCCGAAGGAGCAAGCGCTGTTCGAGCGGCTGGCCGTATTTCGCGGCGGATTCTCGCTCGGGGCGGCAGCGGCGGTCTGCTGCGACGGCGACGATCCCGACGAGTTTGAGGTCTTGGATATCCTCACGTCGCTCGCCGACAAGTCATTGCTGACGGTAACGCTCGCGCTCACGACGCGCTACCGGCTGCTCGAGAGCATTCGCGCGCTTGCGGCGGCGAAGGCGATCGAGCATAAGGCGGAAGCGATCGCGAGAGATCATCATGCCGCGTATTTTGCGGCGCTGGCGGCGCAGGCGTACCACGAGTTCGACTCGCGGCTCCCGGCGGGCTGGCTCGAGCGGCTCGCTCCCGATATCGATAATTTCCGCGCCGCGCTTGCCTATTTGCTCGAAGGTCCGGGCGATCGAAACACCGGAGCGCAGCTCGCCGCCGATTGCGGCCCGATCTTCTTGCGCATGCAGTTGCTCGCCGAAGGATTACGATGGTGCGAGGCGGCGCGTGCGGTGCCGTCCGTTTCGGCGGCTACGACCGGGCGCATCGAATACGTCGCGTCGATGATGCAGAACAACCTCGGGCAAAACGAAGCAGCCCTCACGTCGGCCCGGCGCGCGGTCGCATTGCTTCGCGCATCGTCAGAGCCGCGCGGCTTGGTCCGCGCGCTTTCGCAAGAAGCGCAGTTGATGGCGCGATCCCACCGCTACGACGAAGCCAAAGCGCCGGCAGAGGAGGCGATCGGCAAAGCCCGCGAACTCGGCGACCCGCGCCTGCTTGTCGCGGTCCTGCGCCGATGTGCGTTTTCGCTGCCGCCGTCGGAGATCGAACGAGCGCGCGTGCTCTTTGAAGAAGCGTTGAACGCGGCGCGCTCGGCGCACGCCCATGACGAGATGTGCCGTGTTTTGCAGTGGTGGTCGTCTCGCGAATCGGGGAACCGGGCGATCGAGCTTGCGACGCAGGCGCTGGAGTGGGCCGAGGGCGACGTGCGCACCGCGCTCGAGCTGACTATCTGCGTGAACGCGCTGGTGAGCGGCCGGCTCAACGATGCCGAACCGCACGCGCGCTCAGCGCTCACCTCGGCGCTGGAGAGAAACGATCCGTTGATGCGAGCACTCGCCATCGCGTTCTGCACACCGTTCCTCTCAGCGCGTGCACCGGAGGATGCGGCGCTGTTGTTCGGCTACGCCTGCGGCGAGCTAAGCCAACTCGAATGGAGCGGCGAAGAGGACGATCGGCTGGCTCTCGAAGCTGCGTCGCACGTCATCAAGAAAGCGCTTCCGGAGCGTTCGTTCGAGGCGCTCGTGCAGCGTGGAACGGGCTTGCGTCTCGACGAGGCGCAAGCGGTTCTTATGCCGGCGCTAGCAGGGCGCGATGCCGGTGATGGCTCGACGCACGCCGTTGGTGATGGTGTCGGTACACTGCTGCGTTAA
- a CDS encoding MFS transporter, whose amino-acid sequence MKSHAFRFVLLMSVVSLFGDMTYEGARSVIGPFFAVLGASGTIVGVVAGFSELVGYGLRYYAGIVADRTKRYWDFGIAGYAINLLSVPALAFARTWPVASIFVVGERFGRGLRKPATNAMVSYAGSELGRGWVFGFREAMDQTGATLGPLIVAGLLFVGAGYTKAFGVLAIPAVLALAVLSFARTLFPIPASFERKDATQRGRVGMDRAFWLYVAGASCLAAGFADFALISYHFARIQLFAAGMVPIVYAAAMLAAAIASPLLGKAYDRFGPRILLPVLLPVAAYAPLAFLGGRWIAVLGVVLWGVGMGVQDTVFPAVVSALTPAESRASALGAFDAAYGIAWFIGSAVMGVLYDHGVGTLVLVSLAFQVLLGLPLILAAGWAHHR is encoded by the coding sequence ATGAAGTCACACGCGTTTCGGTTCGTGCTCCTGATGAGCGTCGTGAGCCTTTTCGGCGACATGACGTACGAAGGTGCGCGCAGCGTGATCGGACCGTTCTTCGCCGTGCTCGGTGCGAGCGGCACGATCGTCGGGGTCGTTGCCGGATTCAGCGAGCTGGTCGGTTACGGACTGCGCTACTACGCGGGAATCGTAGCCGACCGGACCAAGCGCTACTGGGATTTCGGGATCGCCGGATACGCGATCAATCTGCTCAGCGTTCCGGCTCTCGCCTTCGCGCGCACGTGGCCGGTCGCTTCGATCTTCGTGGTCGGCGAACGATTCGGACGCGGCTTGCGCAAACCGGCGACCAATGCGATGGTCTCCTATGCCGGCTCCGAACTTGGTCGCGGATGGGTCTTCGGCTTTCGCGAGGCGATGGACCAAACCGGTGCGACGCTCGGGCCGTTGATCGTTGCCGGGCTCCTGTTCGTCGGCGCCGGCTACACGAAGGCGTTCGGCGTGCTCGCGATTCCGGCCGTGCTCGCGCTCGCGGTCTTGTCGTTCGCGCGAACGCTTTTCCCGATCCCGGCATCGTTCGAACGAAAGGACGCAACGCAACGCGGACGCGTCGGAATGGACCGTGCGTTTTGGCTCTACGTCGCGGGAGCATCGTGCCTAGCTGCCGGCTTTGCCGACTTCGCGCTGATCTCGTATCACTTTGCGCGCATCCAGCTCTTTGCGGCGGGTATGGTGCCGATCGTATACGCGGCGGCGATGTTGGCGGCTGCGATTGCGTCACCGCTGCTCGGAAAGGCGTACGATCGGTTTGGACCGCGCATCCTCCTGCCGGTCTTACTTCCGGTCGCGGCCTACGCGCCGCTTGCGTTTCTCGGCGGCAGGTGGATCGCGGTGCTCGGTGTCGTGCTGTGGGGTGTGGGGATGGGCGTCCAGGATACGGTCTTTCCTGCGGTCGTTTCGGCGTTGACGCCGGCCGAATCGCGCGCGAGCGCGCTCGGCGCCTTCGATGCCGCCTATGGGATCGCTTGGTTTATCGGCAGTGCGGTGATGGGCGTTCTTTACGATCACGGCGTCGGAACGCTCGTTCTCGTATCACTGGCTTTCCAAGTGCTGCTCGGACTTCCGCTCATTCTCGCCGCGGGTTGGGCGCATCATCGCTAA
- a CDS encoding general stress protein has product MDAKYEAASYDTYDEAEAAVNRLAALGYGKTEISVIVGDPPHASKRMGGTGVGIGAATGGLLGAILAAAAGGTAVLATGGAAIPFVIGPLAGLLAGGAAGAGIGGVAGGLMQLGLQSDDWDEKLHSGGMVVAVALKNERDREGVRTALLG; this is encoded by the coding sequence ATGGATGCGAAGTATGAAGCGGCAAGCTACGACACCTATGACGAGGCCGAAGCGGCGGTGAACCGTCTCGCGGCGCTCGGCTACGGAAAAACCGAGATCAGCGTCATCGTCGGCGACCCTCCGCATGCGAGCAAACGGATGGGAGGAACCGGCGTCGGCATCGGCGCGGCCACGGGCGGACTGCTGGGCGCGATTCTCGCCGCCGCTGCCGGCGGAACCGCCGTACTCGCTACCGGCGGCGCCGCGATCCCGTTCGTCATCGGACCGCTCGCCGGGCTGCTTGCCGGAGGCGCGGCCGGCGCCGGAATCGGCGGCGTTGCCGGCGGCCTGATGCAGCTCGGATTGCAATCCGACGACTGGGACGAGAAACTGCACAGCGGCGGCATGGTCGTCGCCGTCGCCCTCAAGAATGAACGCGACCGCGAAGGCGTTCGCACGGCGCTCCTCGGTTAG
- a CDS encoding CheR family methyltransferase encodes MVEQVAVEAAGVALNLRRDDLADIELQLLLDALVRYGACDFRGFNQAVLRRRVADAMRAEGVATISGLQERLLHDERAFASFVVSMRSGTAQPFTDPSLLRAFVANVVPLLRTYSFVRVWVPGAGPGADAYTLAAILDEAGILARTIIYATFANDASVAIAKAAMCRHSGRSNLEAAARMAGLERPLSEYFEIDNEFAVPKERLRESVMFARHNPASDASINEFHAIVARGFLPLLNGAVQYRLHSLLFESLMHLGFLALGTGETIAHSAHEGAFRQVSPDEPIFRRLR; translated from the coding sequence ATGGTTGAGCAAGTAGCGGTCGAAGCGGCCGGCGTCGCGCTGAACCTTCGCCGCGACGATCTTGCGGATATCGAGCTGCAGTTGCTGCTCGACGCGCTCGTCCGCTATGGGGCGTGCGACTTCCGTGGATTCAACCAGGCGGTGCTGCGCCGCCGCGTCGCCGACGCTATGCGTGCCGAAGGCGTAGCGACCATCTCCGGTCTGCAGGAGCGGCTGCTCCACGATGAACGCGCGTTCGCTTCGTTCGTGGTCTCGATGCGCAGCGGAACCGCGCAGCCGTTCACGGATCCGTCACTGCTGCGGGCATTCGTCGCCAATGTCGTGCCGCTGCTGCGAACGTACTCGTTCGTCCGCGTCTGGGTCCCCGGCGCGGGCCCGGGGGCCGACGCGTATACGCTGGCCGCCATCCTCGACGAGGCCGGAATTCTTGCGCGCACGATCATCTATGCGACGTTCGCCAATGACGCGTCGGTGGCGATCGCGAAGGCGGCGATGTGCCGGCACTCGGGCCGCTCGAATCTCGAGGCAGCCGCACGCATGGCGGGGTTGGAGCGTCCGCTCTCGGAGTATTTCGAAATCGACAATGAATTCGCCGTGCCGAAAGAGCGCCTGCGCGAGAGCGTGATGTTCGCGCGCCACAATCCGGCGTCGGATGCGTCGATCAACGAGTTTCACGCGATCGTCGCACGAGGCTTCCTGCCCTTGCTCAACGGCGCGGTTCAATACCGCTTGCACTCCCTGCTTTTCGAAAGTTTGATGCACCTCGGTTTTCTCGCACTCGGTACGGGCGAAACGATCGCGCACAGCGCGCACGAGGGCGCGTTCCGGCAGGTCTCACCCGACGAGCCGATTTTTCGACGCCTCCGCTAG